One stretch of Carassius gibelio isolate Cgi1373 ecotype wild population from Czech Republic chromosome B1, carGib1.2-hapl.c, whole genome shotgun sequence DNA includes these proteins:
- the LOC127948664 gene encoding neuronal acetylcholine receptor subunit non-alpha-3-like, with amino-acid sequence MKLQISGLLLVMAVAYATIEAPEEYVSLAEMEDTLLRNLFRGYQKWVRPVLHANDTITVRFGLKISQLVDVDEKNQLMTTNVWLWQEWTDYKLRWNPEDYGGITSIRVPSETIWLPDIVLYENADGRFEGSLMTKAIVRFNGTIMWTPPASYKSSCTMDVTFFPFDRQNCSMKFGSWTYDGTMVDLTLVDAYVDRKDFFDNGEWEILNATGQRGSRRDGIYSYPYVTYSFILKRLPLFYTLFLIIPCLGLSFLTVLVFYLPSDEGEKLSLSTSVLVSLTVFLLVIEEIIPSSSKVIPLIGEYLLFIMIFVTFSIIVTVFVINVHHRSSATYHPMAPWVKSLFLQRLPRLLCMRGHTDRYQYPDIELRSPEPKTGMKRGQQKSAGGGRGGLKEDESHAWIALLEKATYSVHYISKHIKKEHFIREVVQDWKFVAQVLDRIFLWVFLTVSVLGTILIFTPALQMYLSTS; translated from the exons ATGAAGTTACAAATCTCCGGTCTTTTGCTCGTGATGGCAGTAGCCTATGCAACGATAGAGG CTCCTGAAGAGTATGTCTCACTAGCTGAGATGGAGGACACGTTGTTGAGGAATCTTTTTCGGGGCTATCAGAAGTGGGTGAGACCTGTCCTTCACGCCAATGACACGATTACCGTTCGTTTCGGTCTAAAGATCTCGCAGCTGGTGGATGTG GATGAAAAGAATCAACTAATGACTACAAATGTCTGGTTGTGGCAG GAGTGGACAGACTATAAACTGCGGTGGAATCCAGAAGATTATGGTGGAATCACATCCATCAGAGTGCCCTCAGAAACGATTTGGCTACCAGACATCGTCCTCTATGAGAA CGCTGATGGCCGATTTGAGGGTTCTCTAATGACCAAAGCCATTGTAAGGTTTAATGGTACCATCATGTGGACTCCTCCTGCCAGCTATAAATCCTCCTGTACCATGGATGTCACCTTTTTCCCATTCGACAGACAGAACTGCTCGATGAAGTTTGGGTCGTGGACATATGATGGCACAATGGTGGACCTGACCCTGGTGGACGCATACGTAGACCGTAAAGACTTCTTTGACAATGGGGAATGGGAAATACTCAACGCTACCGGCCAGAGAGGCAGTCGGCGTGACGGCATTTACTCCTATCCTTACGTCACATATTCATTCATTCTCAAACGTCTTCCTCTCTTTTACACACTTTTTCTTATCATCCCATGTCTTGGTCTGTCGTTTCTCACCGTCCTGGTCTTCTACCTCCCCTCGGATGAAGGAGAAAAGCTTTCCCTCTCCACCTCCGTCCTTGTGTCTCTCACTGTGTTTCTTCTCGTCATTGAAGAGATCATTCCATCTTCCTCTAAAGTCATTCCTCTGATAGGAGAGTATCTGCTTTTTATCATGATCTTTGTCACGTTCTCGATCATTGTAACTGTCTTTGTCATTAACGTCCATCATCGTTCTTCTGCCACATACCATCCCATGGCACCGTGGGTTAAAAGTCTTTTCCTCCAGAGATTACCTAGACTGCTCTGCATGAGGGGACACACTGATCGTTATCAGTACCCAGACATTGAGCTGCGGAGCCCAGAGCCAAAAACAGGGATGAAAAGAGGGCAACAGAAGAGTGCCGGAGGAGGACGAGGGGGGTTAAAAGAAGATGAGAGCCATGCCTGGATTGCTCTGTTGGAGAAAGCCACTTACTCAGTGCACTACATTTCCAAACACATAAAAAAGGAACATTTCATCAGAGAG GTTGTTCAGGACTGGAAATTTGTGGCTCAGGTGTTGGACCGGATCTTCCTCTGGGTCTTTCTGACAGTATCTGTGCTTGGGACCATCCTCATCTTCACCCCTGCTCTGCAGATGTACCTCAGCACATCTTAG